In Rhodamnia argentea isolate NSW1041297 chromosome 4, ASM2092103v1, whole genome shotgun sequence, the following proteins share a genomic window:
- the LOC115744640 gene encoding protein GLUTAMINE DUMPER 2: MEAAPARGYHPMSMTTATPSPAAAQRSPWHSPVPYLFGGLAAMLGLIAFALLILACSYWKLSGYLEGNGDRGDGDIEAGEAKNDEDDAMKKKKEAAFEEKILVIMAGQVKPTFLATPVSSSAGTSRSSSFGDNSNATTSSCGCNDCDNNKREGLEAEAEMVKQGTQETPHPTT, encoded by the coding sequence ATGGAAGCTGCACCTGCGAGAGGCTACCACCCAATGTCTATGACGACGGCTACCCCGTCGCCGGCGGCGGCGCAAAGGTCGCCGTGGCATTCTCCGGTGCCGTACCTCTTCGGGGGCTTGGCGGCGATGCTGGGTCTCATCGCTTTCGCGCTTCTCATCCTTGCATGTTCCTACTGGAAGCTCTCGGGCTACTTGGAAGGCAACGGCGACCGAGGAGACGGGGATATTGAGGCTGGCGAGGCCAAGAACGACGAGGATGAcgcgatgaagaagaagaaagaggcgGCTTTCGAAGAGAAGATACTGGTGATAATGGCGGGTCAGGTGAAGCCGACCTTCTTGGCCACGCCCGTGTCTAGTAGCGCCGGCACGAGCAGGTCGTCGTCTTTCGGCGACAACTCCAACGCCACCACCAGCAGTTGCGGCTGCAACGACTGCGACAATAACAAGAGGGAGGGATTGGAGGCGGAGGCTGAGATGGTGAAGCAGGGGACGCAAGAAACCCCTCATCCCACCACTTAA